The following are from one region of the Alicyclobacillus fastidiosus genome:
- a CDS encoding thioesterase family protein has translation MDNYRYHHELRVRFSEVDGQRIVFNANYLSYLDLAYSEYLRRELRVSGGMPSTVLAKSTIQFRQSATFDDVLKIWVRTVRIGTSSMTVEFTITRDGEVLFEAENIYVYIGEGGKPAPVPEAWRQTIEAYEQGR, from the coding sequence TTGGACAACTATCGTTATCATCACGAATTGCGCGTGCGCTTTTCCGAAGTCGACGGCCAGCGCATCGTGTTTAACGCCAATTATCTTTCTTACCTCGATTTGGCTTATTCTGAGTACCTGCGCCGGGAACTCCGCGTGTCTGGCGGAATGCCGAGCACTGTACTGGCTAAGTCGACGATTCAGTTCCGCCAATCGGCCACGTTCGATGACGTTTTGAAAATATGGGTGCGCACCGTGCGGATTGGGACCAGCAGCATGACCGTCGAGTTTACGATCACGCGCGACGGAGAAGTGTTGTTTGAGGCGGAAAACATCTACGTCTATATCGGCGAGGGAGGCAAGCCCGCGCCTGTGCCAGAGGCTTGGCGGCAGACGATTGAAGCATACGAACAGGGGCGATAA
- a CDS encoding 8-oxo-dGTP diphosphatase, whose protein sequence is MDWPLPYTLCFVRRGSELLLLNRLKSPNMGVWNGLGGKIEPGESPVVAVHREVLEEAKLDIPCSLFQHRGVVAWTTGDGMKSGMHVFTTTLPAAATYCTPARCDEGILDFKPINWTLDKDNCGVAELLPAFLPHVLSTEPPVTHLFEFNTDLPPRFTYQQHELFTPLQLV, encoded by the coding sequence ATGGACTGGCCGCTGCCGTATACGCTGTGTTTCGTTCGGAGAGGATCGGAACTGCTGCTGCTCAACCGTTTAAAATCGCCGAACATGGGTGTATGGAACGGCCTTGGCGGTAAAATTGAACCTGGTGAATCCCCTGTGGTCGCCGTACACCGCGAAGTCCTGGAGGAAGCGAAGCTAGACATCCCATGCTCGCTCTTTCAACATCGAGGCGTTGTAGCCTGGACGACAGGTGATGGGATGAAAAGCGGCATGCACGTGTTCACGACCACTTTACCTGCCGCTGCCACCTATTGTACCCCTGCACGCTGCGACGAGGGGATTCTCGATTTTAAACCAATCAATTGGACCTTGGACAAGGACAACTGCGGAGTTGCTGAACTCCTTCCCGCATTCTTGCCGCACGTCCTATCCACCGAACCGCCTGTCACGCACCTATTCGAATTCAATACCGACCTCCCACCACGGTTCACGTATCAGCAGCACGAGCTCTTCACCCCACTGCAGCTCGTATAG
- a CDS encoding beta-ketoacyl-[acyl-carrier-protein] synthase family protein: MTDRVRIVVTGLGAVTPFGVGVPLFWDGVISGRSAVRETPDEHLRQWAPATAHAADFDAAQYLDKKQVQNTDRFTQMGLVAAMEAFQDAGWNDSTAMFDSYRADRIGISVGCAFGGVQTLEDGAARLSTGRSSRVGPRLVPKSIPNAAGAAIAMQYGIRGPVMTYSTACASSANSIGEASYWLRLGEVDMVLAGGAECLFSPAILAGLRAAGALATDGPEDFGKWSRPFDKARTGMIMGEGAAMLVLETLEHAQARGARIYAELIGYGTSNDAYHETSPDPQGRGAKLAMERAIQHAGLTPESIDYINAHATATPAGDIAESAALRDMFGDHLDQIPVSSIKGAVGHMLGTAGAIESIACIEALATGTLPPTLNCEDKEPLAPKDVVPNQSRKQHISYALSNSFGFGGQNGVLVWKNPDLI, translated from the coding sequence ATGACGGATCGCGTTCGCATCGTCGTTACCGGGTTGGGTGCAGTCACACCCTTCGGTGTCGGGGTGCCTTTATTTTGGGATGGGGTAATTTCGGGGCGGTCTGCTGTCCGCGAGACACCAGACGAGCACCTGCGCCAATGGGCTCCGGCCACTGCGCATGCCGCGGATTTTGACGCCGCACAATACCTTGATAAAAAACAAGTTCAAAATACAGATCGATTTACGCAAATGGGCCTCGTAGCCGCTATGGAAGCCTTTCAAGATGCCGGTTGGAACGACTCGACGGCCATGTTCGATTCATATCGGGCAGACAGGATTGGCATCTCGGTTGGCTGTGCGTTTGGCGGGGTACAAACCCTCGAGGATGGGGCTGCCCGCCTGTCGACGGGCCGTTCGAGCCGCGTCGGCCCACGCCTTGTCCCGAAGTCGATTCCCAATGCTGCAGGTGCGGCGATCGCGATGCAGTACGGCATTCGCGGACCGGTCATGACCTATTCGACAGCCTGCGCATCCTCTGCCAACTCGATTGGTGAGGCCTCTTACTGGCTGCGCCTCGGCGAAGTCGATATGGTCCTCGCAGGCGGTGCGGAATGCCTGTTCAGCCCTGCGATTCTCGCAGGGCTACGAGCTGCTGGCGCGCTTGCGACAGACGGCCCCGAGGATTTCGGAAAGTGGTCGCGACCGTTTGACAAGGCGCGCACCGGGATGATTATGGGCGAAGGAGCGGCGATGCTCGTCCTCGAAACACTCGAGCACGCACAGGCTCGCGGCGCCCGCATCTACGCCGAGCTAATCGGATACGGCACGTCCAACGACGCTTATCACGAAACCTCGCCCGATCCACAAGGGCGCGGTGCAAAACTGGCGATGGAAAGGGCGATCCAACACGCCGGTCTCACGCCAGAGTCGATTGATTACATCAACGCGCACGCCACGGCCACGCCAGCGGGAGATATCGCCGAGTCGGCCGCACTTCGCGACATGTTTGGCGACCACCTGGACCAGATTCCGGTCAGCTCCATCAAGGGGGCCGTCGGGCACATGCTTGGCACCGCCGGTGCTATCGAGAGCATCGCCTGCATCGAGGCGTTGGCGACGGGTACCCTGCCGCCTACGCTCAACTGCGAGGATAAAGAACCACTCGCACCGAAGGATGTCGTTCCGAATCAGAGCCGCAAACAGCACATCTCCTACGCGCTGAGTAACTCGTTTGGCTTTGGTGGCCAGAACGGCGTGCTCGTTTGGAAAAACCCCGACTTGATCTGA
- a CDS encoding PaaI family thioesterase, whose translation MGFDYCFVCGDKNPHGLKIKFQQDGDAVHATFHCEERHIGWPNVQHGGITSSLLDEASAYVPLNMGLVTVTAELNIAFKAPVQVGETVHIEAHPTKVTKRLLYVEASMVNSKGEVKATSTAKMIVLSAEQQAQMGIEGIR comes from the coding sequence ATGGGGTTTGACTATTGCTTTGTGTGCGGTGATAAAAACCCACACGGGCTGAAGATCAAGTTTCAGCAAGACGGCGACGCCGTGCATGCGACATTCCACTGTGAAGAACGCCACATTGGCTGGCCGAACGTGCAACACGGAGGGATTACCAGTTCTCTATTAGATGAAGCTTCCGCTTATGTACCGCTGAATATGGGACTCGTCACCGTCACGGCGGAATTGAACATCGCCTTTAAGGCACCTGTTCAAGTCGGGGAGACGGTACATATTGAGGCGCACCCGACGAAAGTGACCAAACGGCTGTTGTACGTGGAAGCTAGCATGGTCAATTCCAAGGGAGAGGTCAAAGCAACTTCAACTGCGAAAATGATCGTCCTCTCCGCGGAACAACAGGCGCAGATGGGAATTGAAGGGATCCGTTGA
- a CDS encoding glycosyltransferase family 4 protein — MDKAKRVVIVAYLFPPIGGIGVQRALKFAKYLVDHGWEPIVLTTDLAVSATMDEALLAEIPPQVQVVRVRDPLARLTQRVMRSVGAGGSADATAMSAQSDLVHTGGLRSRLKRWLKRFKDVLLIPDEQILWAIRAAVVGATVIRSQKVSCVFTTSSPVSAHLTGWLLRRWTRVPWVADFRDPWTDNMHFQGSGRRAGIERRLERSVMREATAITTVTDGFALRFAQKYPFVANKTTVIRNGVDPADFAPLDRAPASGKFTMLYAGILYPKRSPAVFLKALSQAIRSGRIRSDDIRVEFAGVFDYPGSSTNRELVERLHLDKVVKVLGYLSHDEVVRRMENAHSLLLIGDNDPTAHQYIPGKLYEYLYTRRPIFALLKQGEASSLIEHHEAGIVVPPDEVSAVEDAIVKMVQQFRTQGPAAANRPVPKSLTRPFQAGQLAQLMDELTYSQPRAIRAQTAEWPPV, encoded by the coding sequence ATGGACAAAGCGAAGCGGGTCGTCATTGTGGCGTATCTGTTTCCGCCAATTGGCGGAATCGGGGTACAGCGTGCCCTGAAATTTGCAAAGTACCTGGTCGATCACGGCTGGGAACCGATCGTCCTCACGACGGACCTCGCGGTCTCCGCGACCATGGATGAGGCGCTGCTCGCCGAAATCCCGCCGCAGGTGCAAGTCGTCCGCGTGCGGGACCCGCTTGCTCGGCTCACACAGCGCGTCATGCGGAGCGTCGGCGCCGGCGGCTCAGCGGATGCCACTGCGATGTCGGCGCAGTCAGACCTGGTGCACACGGGTGGTCTGCGCTCGCGGCTGAAGCGGTGGTTGAAGCGGTTCAAGGATGTGCTGCTGATTCCCGATGAACAGATCTTGTGGGCGATTCGGGCGGCTGTGGTGGGCGCCACCGTGATCCGCTCGCAGAAAGTCTCGTGCGTCTTTACAACGTCTTCGCCGGTCAGCGCACATCTCACAGGCTGGCTCCTCAGGCGTTGGACGCGCGTGCCCTGGGTGGCTGATTTTCGCGACCCCTGGACGGACAATATGCATTTTCAGGGGAGCGGCCGGAGGGCTGGCATCGAGCGGCGGCTAGAGCGGTCGGTGATGCGAGAAGCGACGGCCATCACGACCGTGACAGACGGATTTGCCCTTCGCTTTGCGCAGAAGTACCCTTTTGTCGCCAACAAGACGACGGTCATCCGCAACGGCGTCGATCCAGCCGATTTCGCACCACTTGACCGCGCGCCTGCGTCGGGAAAATTTACGATGTTGTATGCGGGGATCTTGTACCCGAAGCGATCGCCGGCGGTGTTTCTCAAGGCGTTGAGCCAGGCGATCAGGTCCGGGCGCATCCGGAGCGACGACATTCGCGTCGAATTCGCGGGCGTATTCGATTATCCGGGCTCCTCGACGAATCGCGAATTGGTGGAGCGCTTGCACCTCGACAAGGTGGTCAAGGTACTCGGTTACTTGAGCCACGACGAGGTGGTACGACGGATGGAGAACGCACACAGCCTCTTGCTGATTGGCGACAACGATCCGACCGCACACCAGTACATTCCCGGAAAGCTCTATGAGTATCTCTACACGCGTCGGCCTATCTTTGCACTCCTCAAACAGGGCGAGGCGTCGAGCCTCATCGAGCACCACGAAGCGGGTATCGTCGTTCCGCCAGATGAAGTGAGCGCTGTCGAGGACGCCATTGTCAAGATGGTACAGCAGTTCCGCACCCAAGGCCCCGCAGCAGCCAATCGGCCGGTACCCAAGTCCTTGACGCGTCCGTTCCAAGCTGGCCAATTGGCGCAATTGATGGACGAGTTGACCTACTCGCAGCCTCGTGCGATTCGCGCGCAGACCGCCGAGTGGCCTCCCGTCTAG
- a CDS encoding aldo/keto reductase, with translation MEYRGFGQTDMKVSALGFGGSEIGGTEDAKAVDALLGSALDAGLNLIDTAECYGRSEELIGQVVSHRRSDFYLFSKCGHASGLATSDWDVQTLQDSIDRSLKRLRTDYLDLLQLHSCSLETLRQGDVIEVLQRARDAGKVRYIGYSGDNEAALYAVESGVFDSLQTSINVADQSVIDQVLPAARDKGMGVIAKRPIANVAWQYEHTPENSYYVAYWERLKELQYGFTKQSLTEAVSTALRFTLSVPGVTTAIVGTTNPGRWQQNADLVNQGPLDATAYDEIRARWREVAKPDWVGRT, from the coding sequence ATGGAATATCGCGGATTTGGGCAGACGGACATGAAGGTGAGTGCGCTTGGGTTTGGCGGATCGGAGATCGGTGGAACGGAAGACGCGAAAGCGGTGGATGCTCTCCTTGGGAGCGCACTGGACGCCGGCCTCAATTTGATTGATACGGCCGAGTGCTACGGCCGCAGCGAGGAACTGATTGGGCAAGTCGTGTCGCATCGGCGCAGCGATTTTTACCTGTTCAGCAAATGTGGACACGCTTCCGGGCTGGCGACGTCAGACTGGGATGTTCAGACGTTGCAGGATAGCATTGACCGCAGTCTCAAACGGCTTCGGACGGATTATCTCGACCTCTTACAACTCCATAGCTGTAGCCTGGAAACGCTGCGACAAGGAGATGTGATCGAGGTGCTGCAACGGGCTAGAGACGCCGGCAAGGTCCGTTACATCGGTTACAGCGGGGACAACGAGGCCGCGCTGTACGCTGTCGAAAGCGGCGTGTTTGATAGTCTTCAGACGTCGATCAACGTCGCGGATCAATCGGTCATCGACCAAGTTCTGCCGGCCGCGCGCGACAAAGGCATGGGCGTCATCGCAAAGCGCCCAATCGCAAACGTGGCCTGGCAATACGAGCACACCCCAGAGAACAGCTACTATGTCGCTTACTGGGAGCGGCTCAAGGAATTACAGTACGGGTTTACCAAGCAAAGTCTCACGGAAGCCGTCTCGACTGCCCTGCGCTTCACCCTATCGGTACCGGGCGTCACCACGGCGATCGTCGGAACGACAAATCCTGGACGGTGGCAGCAAAATGCCGACCTCGTCAACCAAGGGCCGCTCGATGCCACTGCATATGACGAAATCCGGGCCCGCTGGCGCGAAGTGGCGAAACCGGACTGGGTTGGTCGAACCTGA
- a CDS encoding nucleotide sugar dehydrogenase: MRETIGVIGLGYIGLPLAMCLCERGFRVVGIDVDEDKVARIQAGQTDVQEDYLGQTLAQRLQRHIAEGNFIASNRPAVAAWECTTYFVTVGIPVDPATKSLNQQPLLDAMSSLGRVIKPHDLVVIRSTVVPGTVESHCVPLLEEMSRMVAGVDFHVAYAAERVAEGRAMEEFQTLDIVAGGLTVKCAALAAQALQKLTDGQVHLTDMRIAQLSKVIENAQRDVNLALVYELQEVAKSHRVNLYELIQMVNTHPRVNLLSPSVGVGGYCIPNAYHYLSASLQTEEKDLPLFRLARQTNDRVPQRIAQGVAQSLCESGRQMSTATVAVFGLGMKDGSNDIRQSPAIRCVEELRGLGAMVRAYDPFVSPAEPYQVATAEECVRDADAIVVGAWHSAFDELDWGELFRLVNQVAPVILVDPRGRLEARVLHLNPAPVLQRA, from the coding sequence ATGCGTGAAACCATCGGTGTGATTGGACTTGGATACATTGGACTGCCACTGGCCATGTGCCTGTGCGAACGAGGGTTTCGCGTCGTTGGCATCGATGTCGACGAAGACAAGGTGGCTCGCATTCAAGCGGGCCAGACAGATGTACAGGAAGATTATCTTGGGCAGACCTTAGCACAGAGGCTGCAACGACATATCGCAGAGGGAAACTTTATCGCTTCGAACCGACCGGCCGTCGCCGCTTGGGAGTGCACGACGTACTTCGTGACGGTCGGTATTCCTGTCGATCCAGCGACGAAATCACTCAATCAACAGCCGTTGCTGGACGCGATGAGCAGCCTCGGACGTGTGATCAAACCACATGATCTCGTCGTCATCAGGAGCACGGTCGTGCCGGGCACCGTGGAATCGCACTGTGTGCCGTTGCTTGAAGAGATGAGTCGCATGGTCGCTGGCGTCGATTTCCACGTCGCCTACGCGGCGGAACGCGTCGCAGAGGGGCGGGCGATGGAGGAATTTCAGACGCTTGACATCGTCGCTGGCGGGTTGACCGTCAAATGTGCCGCGCTGGCGGCGCAGGCCCTGCAGAAGCTTACAGACGGTCAGGTACACCTTACGGACATGCGGATAGCACAGTTGTCCAAGGTCATCGAAAATGCACAACGCGACGTCAACCTCGCGTTAGTATACGAATTGCAGGAGGTTGCGAAGTCCCATCGCGTCAATCTCTACGAACTCATTCAAATGGTCAATACGCATCCACGCGTGAACCTATTGTCGCCCAGTGTCGGCGTCGGCGGCTATTGCATCCCGAATGCGTACCATTACCTGTCTGCGTCCCTTCAGACAGAGGAGAAGGATTTGCCCTTGTTTCGACTGGCGCGGCAAACCAATGACCGCGTACCCCAGCGCATTGCGCAAGGTGTGGCACAGTCGCTTTGCGAGAGCGGTCGGCAGATGTCGACGGCCACCGTGGCGGTGTTTGGGCTCGGGATGAAGGATGGATCGAACGATATTCGCCAATCACCTGCCATCCGCTGCGTTGAGGAGTTGCGTGGGTTGGGGGCGATGGTACGTGCATATGACCCCTTCGTGTCACCGGCAGAGCCTTATCAAGTTGCCACTGCAGAGGAATGTGTCCGCGACGCCGATGCCATCGTCGTGGGAGCTTGGCACAGCGCGTTTGACGAATTGGATTGGGGTGAGCTATTTCGCCTTGTCAACCAGGTGGCGCCCGTCATCCTCGTCGATCCCCGCGGACGCCTCGAAGCACGCGTTCTTCATTTAAATCCAGCGCCTGTGCTGCAGCGCGCGTAG
- the fabL gene encoding enoyl-[acyl-carrier-protein] reductase FabL produces the protein MGQPLGKRYSGKVVCVTGSSRGIGRTMALRFAQEGADVVINYFRNGDAAREVAAEVEALGQKALLVRANMAQEEKIIGMFEEIREAFGRLDVFVHNAASGRNRSAMEVDVKGWDWTLNVNTRAFLIGAQQAAQLMPEDGGAMLALSSFGSDRVFPYYTTVGPSKAALESLVRYFAIELAPKRINVNAISAGAVMTDALGHFPEMDQTLEAVEQKMPYHRMVTPDDIANLALFLCSKEAEMVRGQTVKLDGGITLLIP, from the coding sequence GTGGGTCAACCCCTCGGGAAACGGTATTCAGGAAAAGTAGTTTGTGTGACAGGGAGTTCACGCGGCATCGGTCGGACGATGGCGCTTCGCTTTGCACAGGAGGGTGCCGATGTCGTCATCAACTACTTCCGCAATGGCGACGCGGCGCGCGAAGTGGCTGCAGAGGTGGAAGCCCTCGGGCAAAAGGCCTTGCTGGTGCGCGCGAACATGGCGCAGGAAGAAAAGATCATCGGAATGTTTGAGGAGATCCGCGAGGCGTTTGGCAGGCTCGACGTGTTTGTGCACAACGCCGCGTCAGGCCGCAACCGATCCGCCATGGAAGTCGACGTCAAAGGTTGGGATTGGACGCTCAACGTGAACACCAGGGCATTTCTCATCGGGGCGCAGCAGGCGGCGCAGTTGATGCCGGAGGACGGCGGAGCGATGCTGGCCTTGTCGTCGTTTGGGTCGGATCGGGTATTTCCCTACTACACAACCGTAGGTCCGAGCAAGGCGGCGCTCGAATCCCTCGTGCGCTACTTCGCCATCGAACTCGCACCAAAGCGGATCAATGTGAACGCGATTTCGGCTGGTGCGGTTATGACCGACGCGCTAGGTCACTTTCCGGAGATGGATCAGACGCTCGAGGCAGTTGAGCAGAAGATGCCCTATCATCGAATGGTGACACCCGACGACATTGCCAATCTGGCGCTCTTCCTCTGTTCGAAAGAGGCTGAGATGGTCCGTGGCCAGACGGTGAAACTCGACGGCGGAATCACGCTCTTGATTCCTTAA
- a CDS encoding HD domain-containing protein produces MRRERVNWTRSLVYIAKCIVSQLDHEHSRTPVNCHPIGENLMEALAEYMTIAKKHASTDPAHDYLHVVRVYQNARKILVQEQADSDIVLVGALLHELFNYPKDHPLSHRSGDVAADMAFDVLAETSFPVEKRERVCDIIRNHAFSKGVIPDTIEGKILQDADRLDAIGAIGLARCFATSGSLRRPLYSPEDAFCQNRSPEGQTFAVDHVFEKLLRIPQTLHTTTARALAEPRMNFISAYLHELREELR; encoded by the coding sequence GTGCGACGGGAGCGGGTCAATTGGACCCGCTCTTTAGTGTATATCGCCAAGTGCATCGTGTCTCAGTTGGACCACGAACACTCGCGTACGCCTGTCAACTGCCACCCGATTGGAGAGAATTTAATGGAAGCGCTTGCGGAATATATGACCATCGCTAAAAAGCACGCCTCAACCGATCCCGCACACGACTATCTCCACGTCGTGCGCGTCTACCAGAACGCCAGAAAAATCCTGGTCCAAGAACAAGCAGACTCCGACATCGTACTCGTCGGAGCGCTCCTTCACGAACTGTTCAATTACCCAAAGGACCATCCCTTGTCACACCGCTCAGGCGACGTGGCCGCAGACATGGCCTTCGATGTGCTGGCTGAGACGTCATTTCCGGTGGAGAAGCGGGAGCGGGTTTGCGATATTATCAGAAATCACGCATTTTCCAAAGGAGTTATTCCGGATACCATCGAGGGGAAGATTCTGCAGGATGCCGATCGGCTGGATGCCATCGGCGCCATCGGACTCGCCCGCTGTTTTGCCACATCTGGCAGCCTCAGGCGCCCACTCTATTCCCCCGAAGACGCATTCTGTCAAAATCGCTCCCCAGAAGGACAGACGTTTGCAGTCGATCACGTCTTCGAGAAACTTCTCCGCATCCCGCAAACGCTTCATACAACCACCGCACGCGCGCTCGCAGAACCGCGCATGAACTTCATTTCCGCGTACTTGCACGAACTTCGCGAGGAGCTTCGATAG
- a CDS encoding alanyl-tRNA editing protein gives MDLSRRLYYFDSHLMQFDAIVIQASRRDDEHYELVLDKSAFYPTSGGQPHDVGTLNDTRVIEVLIRDEEVVHVVENEIPVGTPVHGVIDWGRRLDHMQHHCGQHILSAAFEQLFDLDTVGFHMSEHAVTVDIATPSLEAADLARAEQLANQIVFENRSVTAQFVDTAALSGLFLRYPPKVDEHIRIVTIDGFNDNACGGTHPKRTGEIGLIKVTRQEKVRNATRLTFVCGTRALRDYDGRVQVTQQLTSQLSVEWEKLPPVVAAQLAEGAEQKRTTQRLLRSLAEYHAKEQLQLHMDELLTHRVAIARFEDCSDAETWKITFRAFQEHATDLVPDRTVIAVAEFSGRVHIQGQSTGQVDMRQLLAQLLAEVDGRGGGNAQLAQGSAPSSGDRNLIWYEERIRRLVSELAE, from the coding sequence ATGGATCTATCACGCCGTTTGTACTACTTTGACAGCCACTTGATGCAATTTGATGCGATCGTCATTCAAGCTAGTCGACGCGACGACGAACATTATGAATTGGTTTTGGACAAGTCCGCCTTCTATCCGACCTCGGGTGGACAGCCGCACGATGTCGGAACGCTCAATGACACACGAGTCATTGAGGTGCTGATTCGCGATGAGGAAGTCGTCCACGTCGTCGAGAACGAGATTCCGGTCGGCACGCCCGTGCACGGGGTCATTGACTGGGGGCGGCGGCTTGATCACATGCAACACCACTGTGGTCAGCATATTTTGTCGGCCGCCTTTGAGCAACTATTCGACCTTGATACAGTAGGATTTCACATGAGCGAGCACGCCGTCACGGTCGACATCGCGACACCGTCCCTCGAAGCAGCCGATTTGGCGAGGGCAGAGCAACTAGCGAACCAAATCGTCTTTGAGAATCGGAGCGTGACAGCTCAATTTGTCGACACCGCGGCTCTCTCTGGCTTGTTCCTCCGCTATCCCCCGAAAGTAGACGAACATATCCGCATTGTCACCATTGACGGGTTTAACGATAACGCCTGTGGTGGTACACATCCGAAGCGAACCGGCGAAATCGGCCTTATCAAAGTGACGAGACAGGAGAAGGTGAGGAACGCCACGAGGCTGACGTTCGTCTGTGGAACGCGCGCTCTGCGCGACTACGACGGCCGCGTGCAGGTTACCCAACAGCTCACCAGCCAGTTGTCTGTGGAGTGGGAGAAGTTGCCCCCGGTCGTCGCGGCGCAGTTGGCGGAGGGCGCAGAGCAGAAGCGGACCACGCAGCGTCTCCTCCGGTCGCTCGCAGAGTACCACGCGAAGGAGCAACTGCAATTGCACATGGACGAGTTGCTGACGCATCGTGTCGCCATCGCTCGCTTTGAAGATTGCTCGGATGCAGAAACGTGGAAGATCACGTTCAGGGCTTTTCAAGAGCATGCAACGGACTTGGTGCCGGATCGTACGGTCATCGCCGTGGCAGAATTCTCTGGACGGGTTCACATCCAGGGGCAATCGACTGGCCAGGTCGACATGAGGCAACTGCTTGCTCAACTGTTGGCGGAGGTCGACGGGAGAGGTGGGGGCAATGCGCAGTTAGCACAGGGTTCAGCGCCTAGTTCAGGTGATAGGAACCTCATCTGGTACGAGGAAAGGATTCGCAGGTTGGTCTCGGAGCTAGCGGAATAG
- a CDS encoding SDR family NAD(P)-dependent oxidoreductase: MRFQGQVAIVTGGAGGIGQASAKLLASQGARVVVADLNETAGQAVVDSIRAAGHEASFHFVDVSSYESVESLVQYAVDTYGQLDIMFNNAGIFGDGSHNVIDLPIEEYKRTIAINQDGVFYGIKAAAAAMKGTGGVIINTASIYAYIADKNQFPYHASKAAVVGMTKAAALELGRYNIRVVAIAPGMIDTGLIDAWRDDERVWNTIQKAHMRRKLGTAEQVANVVAFLASDEASFLNGHAYFVDDGAASFKR, from the coding sequence ATGCGTTTTCAAGGACAAGTAGCAATCGTGACAGGTGGTGCCGGCGGTATCGGCCAAGCGAGCGCGAAGCTTTTGGCGAGCCAAGGCGCCCGCGTCGTCGTGGCAGACCTGAATGAAACGGCGGGACAAGCGGTGGTGGACAGCATCCGTGCAGCTGGTCACGAGGCGAGCTTCCACTTTGTCGACGTGTCGTCGTATGAGAGCGTGGAATCGCTTGTTCAATACGCCGTGGACACCTACGGCCAACTCGACATCATGTTTAACAATGCAGGCATTTTTGGCGATGGGTCGCACAACGTGATCGACTTGCCGATCGAAGAGTACAAGCGGACGATTGCTATCAATCAGGACGGCGTCTTTTACGGCATTAAGGCAGCTGCGGCCGCGATGAAGGGCACGGGCGGCGTGATCATCAATACCGCCTCCATCTACGCGTACATCGCCGACAAAAATCAGTTCCCGTACCATGCCAGTAAAGCGGCGGTCGTCGGTATGACGAAGGCGGCAGCGCTGGAGCTCGGGCGCTACAACATCCGCGTGGTGGCGATCGCTCCGGGGATGATCGACACGGGTCTCATCGACGCGTGGCGGGATGACGAGCGCGTCTGGAATACCATTCAAAAAGCTCATATGCGCCGCAAACTTGGCACCGCTGAGCAAGTCGCAAACGTGGTCGCGTTTCTCGCCAGCGACGAGGCTTCGTTCTTGAACGGTCACGCGTATTTTGTCGACGACGGTGCTGCTTCCTTCAAACGATAG